One stretch of Xiphophorus maculatus strain JP 163 A chromosome 19, X_maculatus-5.0-male, whole genome shotgun sequence DNA includes these proteins:
- the gale gene encoding UDP-glucose 4-epimerase isoform X2: MAEKVLVTGGAGYIGSHCVVELIEAGYQPVVVDNYSNAVRGEGNVAESIRRIEKLLNTSIEFHELDLLDRPALEKLFKQHSFSAVMHFAGLKAVGESVEQPLRYYRVNLTASMNLMEVMQAHKVHNLVFSSSATVYGDPQCLPIDEQHPVGACTNPYGKTKYFIEEMIKDHCKSEKDWNAVLLRYFNPIGAHASGQIGEDPQGIPNNLMPYVAQVAVERRPFLNVFGNDYETVDGTGVRDYIHVVDLAKGHIAALKKLKDNCGCQVYNLGTGKGYSVLQMVKAMEKASGKEIKYKIAPRREGDIASCYADPRLAEKELGWTAAFDLERMCEDLWRWQSMNPTGFTNGVPS, encoded by the exons ATGGCCGAGAAGGTGTTGGTCACAGGTGGAGCCGGCTACATCGGGAGCCACTGCGTGGTGGAGCTGATCGAAGCAGGCTACCAGCCGGTGGTGGTGGATAACTACAGCAACGCCGTCCGAG GAGAGGGGAATGTGGCAGAGAGCATTCGAAGGATAGAGAAGCTTCTAAACACCAGCATTGAATTTCATGAGCTAGACCTTCTAGATCGACCTGCACTGGAAAAACTCTTCAAACAG CACTCGTTCAGTGCTGTGATGCACTTTGCTGGCCTGAAAGCAGTCGGGGAGTCGGTGGAGCAGCCGCTGCGTTACTACAGAGTCAACCTCACTGCTTCCATGAACCTGATGGAG GTGATGCAGGCTCACAAGGTGCACAATCTGGTCTTCAGCAGCTCTGCGACGGTGTATGGAGACCCCCAGTGCCTCCCCATAGACGAGCAGCACCCTGTGGGTGCGTGCACCAACCCCTACGGCAAGACCAAGTACTTCATAGAAGAGATGATCAAGGATCACTGTAAATCTGAGAAG GACTGGAATGCTGTGCTGCTGCGCTATTTCAACCCTATCGGAGCTCATGCCTCAGGTCAGATTGGAGAGGACCCTCAGGGCATCCCGAATAACTTGATGCCTTATGTAGCTCAG GTCGCGGTTGAGAGGAGACCATTTCTCAATGTATTTGGAAATGACTATGAAACAGTCGATGGAACAG GAGTTCGGGATTATATCCATGTAGTAGACTTGGCAAAGGGACATATAGCAGCTCTGAAGAAACTGAAGGACAACTGTGGATGCCAG gtTTACAATCTTGGCACAGGAAAGGGCTACTCTGTGCTCCAGATGGTGAAAGCGATGGAGAAGGCTTCAGGAAAAGAG ATTAAATACAAGATTGCACCTCGTAGAGAAGGAGATATAGCGTCCTGCTATGCAGACCCCAGACTAGCTGAGAAAGAGCTTGGCTGGACAGCTGCCTTTGACTTGGAAAGAATGT GTGAAGACCTGTGGCGCTGGCAATCCATGAATCCCACTGGATTCACCAATGGCGTACCCTCttga
- the gale gene encoding UDP-glucose 4-epimerase isoform X1 has translation MAEKVLVTGGAGYIGSHCVVELIEAGYQPVVVDNYSNAVRDGGEGNVAESIRRIEKLLNTSIEFHELDLLDRPALEKLFKQHSFSAVMHFAGLKAVGESVEQPLRYYRVNLTASMNLMEVMQAHKVHNLVFSSSATVYGDPQCLPIDEQHPVGACTNPYGKTKYFIEEMIKDHCKSEKDWNAVLLRYFNPIGAHASGQIGEDPQGIPNNLMPYVAQVAVERRPFLNVFGNDYETVDGTGVRDYIHVVDLAKGHIAALKKLKDNCGCQVYNLGTGKGYSVLQMVKAMEKASGKEIKYKIAPRREGDIASCYADPRLAEKELGWTAAFDLERMCEDLWRWQSMNPTGFTNGVPS, from the exons ATGGCCGAGAAGGTGTTGGTCACAGGTGGAGCCGGCTACATCGGGAGCCACTGCGTGGTGGAGCTGATCGAAGCAGGCTACCAGCCGGTGGTGGTGGATAACTACAGCAACGCCGTCCGAG atggAGGAGAGGGGAATGTGGCAGAGAGCATTCGAAGGATAGAGAAGCTTCTAAACACCAGCATTGAATTTCATGAGCTAGACCTTCTAGATCGACCTGCACTGGAAAAACTCTTCAAACAG CACTCGTTCAGTGCTGTGATGCACTTTGCTGGCCTGAAAGCAGTCGGGGAGTCGGTGGAGCAGCCGCTGCGTTACTACAGAGTCAACCTCACTGCTTCCATGAACCTGATGGAG GTGATGCAGGCTCACAAGGTGCACAATCTGGTCTTCAGCAGCTCTGCGACGGTGTATGGAGACCCCCAGTGCCTCCCCATAGACGAGCAGCACCCTGTGGGTGCGTGCACCAACCCCTACGGCAAGACCAAGTACTTCATAGAAGAGATGATCAAGGATCACTGTAAATCTGAGAAG GACTGGAATGCTGTGCTGCTGCGCTATTTCAACCCTATCGGAGCTCATGCCTCAGGTCAGATTGGAGAGGACCCTCAGGGCATCCCGAATAACTTGATGCCTTATGTAGCTCAG GTCGCGGTTGAGAGGAGACCATTTCTCAATGTATTTGGAAATGACTATGAAACAGTCGATGGAACAG GAGTTCGGGATTATATCCATGTAGTAGACTTGGCAAAGGGACATATAGCAGCTCTGAAGAAACTGAAGGACAACTGTGGATGCCAG gtTTACAATCTTGGCACAGGAAAGGGCTACTCTGTGCTCCAGATGGTGAAAGCGATGGAGAAGGCTTCAGGAAAAGAG ATTAAATACAAGATTGCACCTCGTAGAGAAGGAGATATAGCGTCCTGCTATGCAGACCCCAGACTAGCTGAGAAAGAGCTTGGCTGGACAGCTGCCTTTGACTTGGAAAGAATGT GTGAAGACCTGTGGCGCTGGCAATCCATGAATCCCACTGGATTCACCAATGGCGTACCCTCttga
- the gale gene encoding UDP-glucose 4-epimerase isoform X3: MAEKVLVTGGAGYIGSHCVVELIEAGYQPVVVDNYSNAVREGNVAESIRRIEKLLNTSIEFHELDLLDRPALEKLFKQHSFSAVMHFAGLKAVGESVEQPLRYYRVNLTASMNLMEVMQAHKVHNLVFSSSATVYGDPQCLPIDEQHPVGACTNPYGKTKYFIEEMIKDHCKSEKDWNAVLLRYFNPIGAHASGQIGEDPQGIPNNLMPYVAQVAVERRPFLNVFGNDYETVDGTGVRDYIHVVDLAKGHIAALKKLKDNCGCQVYNLGTGKGYSVLQMVKAMEKASGKEIKYKIAPRREGDIASCYADPRLAEKELGWTAAFDLERMCEDLWRWQSMNPTGFTNGVPS, encoded by the exons ATGGCCGAGAAGGTGTTGGTCACAGGTGGAGCCGGCTACATCGGGAGCCACTGCGTGGTGGAGCTGATCGAAGCAGGCTACCAGCCGGTGGTGGTGGATAACTACAGCAACGCCGTCCGAG AGGGGAATGTGGCAGAGAGCATTCGAAGGATAGAGAAGCTTCTAAACACCAGCATTGAATTTCATGAGCTAGACCTTCTAGATCGACCTGCACTGGAAAAACTCTTCAAACAG CACTCGTTCAGTGCTGTGATGCACTTTGCTGGCCTGAAAGCAGTCGGGGAGTCGGTGGAGCAGCCGCTGCGTTACTACAGAGTCAACCTCACTGCTTCCATGAACCTGATGGAG GTGATGCAGGCTCACAAGGTGCACAATCTGGTCTTCAGCAGCTCTGCGACGGTGTATGGAGACCCCCAGTGCCTCCCCATAGACGAGCAGCACCCTGTGGGTGCGTGCACCAACCCCTACGGCAAGACCAAGTACTTCATAGAAGAGATGATCAAGGATCACTGTAAATCTGAGAAG GACTGGAATGCTGTGCTGCTGCGCTATTTCAACCCTATCGGAGCTCATGCCTCAGGTCAGATTGGAGAGGACCCTCAGGGCATCCCGAATAACTTGATGCCTTATGTAGCTCAG GTCGCGGTTGAGAGGAGACCATTTCTCAATGTATTTGGAAATGACTATGAAACAGTCGATGGAACAG GAGTTCGGGATTATATCCATGTAGTAGACTTGGCAAAGGGACATATAGCAGCTCTGAAGAAACTGAAGGACAACTGTGGATGCCAG gtTTACAATCTTGGCACAGGAAAGGGCTACTCTGTGCTCCAGATGGTGAAAGCGATGGAGAAGGCTTCAGGAAAAGAG ATTAAATACAAGATTGCACCTCGTAGAGAAGGAGATATAGCGTCCTGCTATGCAGACCCCAGACTAGCTGAGAAAGAGCTTGGCTGGACAGCTGCCTTTGACTTGGAAAGAATGT GTGAAGACCTGTGGCGCTGGCAATCCATGAATCCCACTGGATTCACCAATGGCGTACCCTCttga